In the genome of Paenibacillus sp. FSL R5-0766, one region contains:
- a CDS encoding NAD(P)H-dependent oxidoreductase, translating to MNIVILAGSNRNNATSTRLGEYAVEIIRGQGHQASLFDLYQTPLPFYAPDEKQADHEHLADLNTRMLAADAIILSTPEYHGSISGVLKNALDHLSQAHFSGKPVLSISSSGGTVGVSSLLQLQAIVRNLHGINAQEWISIGGAQRRRFEATFDGYEEYEGSQDIEDRVQRVIGSFLNLAQTLTNARNSTMS from the coding sequence ATGAATATCGTTATTTTGGCAGGCAGTAATCGGAACAATGCAACCAGTACACGTCTGGGAGAGTATGCTGTGGAGATTATTCGAGGTCAGGGACATCAGGCCAGCCTGTTTGATCTGTATCAGACACCACTTCCATTCTATGCACCAGATGAAAAACAAGCGGATCATGAACATCTGGCAGATCTGAATACACGTATGCTCGCGGCTGATGCGATCATCCTGTCTACACCAGAGTATCATGGCAGTATAAGTGGTGTGCTCAAAAATGCACTGGATCACCTGAGTCAGGCTCATTTCAGCGGCAAGCCCGTCCTGTCCATCAGCTCCTCTGGCGGGACGGTGGGGGTAAGCTCGCTTTTACAACTGCAAGCGATTGTTCGCAATCTGCATGGCATCAATGCCCAAGAGTGGATATCCATTGGGGGTGCGCAGCGCAGACGATTCGAAGCGACATTTGACGGATACGAGGAGTACGAAGGCAGTCAGGATATAGAGGACCGGGTGCAGCGGGTTATTGGATCGTTTTTAAATCTGGCCCAGACGTTAACGAATGCGCGGAATTCTACCATGAGTTGA
- a CDS encoding DUF2634 domain-containing protein: MPSLFPETGVVWGDEEDLSGAASEEVRFGRSWRFDYDAGDFVLTPSGKVAAAGGHEAWVQWCIKAVKTPRYRHVIYSRNYGSELEDLVGQGDSRGVMESEITRMVTETLLADPRTESVDQFTFDWNREQCMFSCRVASVQEEMFILESEVI, translated from the coding sequence ATGCCTAGTTTGTTTCCGGAAACGGGAGTGGTATGGGGGGATGAGGAGGATTTGTCGGGGGCGGCTTCGGAAGAGGTACGCTTTGGACGGAGCTGGCGATTCGATTACGATGCAGGGGATTTTGTACTGACCCCAAGTGGTAAAGTCGCTGCGGCTGGTGGGCATGAAGCCTGGGTACAGTGGTGCATTAAGGCAGTGAAAACGCCACGTTACAGACATGTGATCTATTCTCGAAACTATGGTTCGGAGCTGGAGGATCTGGTGGGTCAGGGTGATAGCCGAGGTGTGATGGAAAGTGAGATTACCCGGATGGTGACGGAAACGTTGCTGGCTGATCCACGCACGGAATCGGTAGACCAGTTCACGTTTGATTGGAATCGGGAGCAGTGCATGTTCTCGTGTCGGGTGGCGAGTGTGCAGGAAGAGATGTTTATTCTGGAAAGTGAGGTGATCTGA
- a CDS encoding phage tail sheath subtilisin-like domain-containing protein has protein sequence MAGGTWEQTNRPVLPGLYMNFQAAASSAIQAGTRGTVVVPIKANWGPVGTFVEVGSEAAIERIYAANVLDNGTAYTSLKLALLGGPKKLLAYRVASAAAKTATLTLKDSSDANVLQLDAKYPGDRANGFYVTIQPGVIDNTKHEVRLFEGNRMLYALLTADITAASLAKEINADEQNVWVTAQAIGDGAGVVATIAGAAFKGGVSGNDDLTNAEYIAVQGALEGEQFDVLALDQAADAPLLASFAVWVKRVRSEGKAVVAVFGGSAADDTSATAAQKAAARSLTLNHEGVINVGTGVRLGDAFYSSAETSAYVAGLIAGQRLNQSTTYAATPFDDVTRRWTRAEQEQAVQNGVFIFFHDGRQVKALRGVNTLVTPAAGQNNAWKKIRSIRVLDAINMDLQRSAEDTYIGKVNNTEEGRQALISAMKAYLALLAQSNVIEADSYDVILDPAYYGAAPVLKPEADQVFLQWNVNLTDVMEQLFGTFYVQ, from the coding sequence ATGGCAGGTGGAACTTGGGAGCAAACGAATCGTCCGGTCCTTCCGGGCTTATATATGAATTTTCAGGCGGCAGCATCTTCGGCCATTCAAGCGGGTACACGGGGAACGGTCGTTGTGCCAATCAAGGCCAACTGGGGTCCAGTAGGGACTTTTGTTGAAGTAGGGAGCGAAGCGGCGATTGAACGTATCTATGCGGCGAATGTGCTGGACAACGGTACGGCTTATACGTCCTTGAAGCTCGCCCTGTTGGGTGGGCCGAAGAAGTTGCTTGCTTATCGGGTAGCAAGTGCTGCGGCCAAAACAGCCACGCTTACCTTGAAGGACAGCAGTGATGCCAATGTGCTGCAACTGGATGCGAAGTATCCGGGAGATCGTGCAAATGGATTCTACGTCACCATCCAGCCAGGTGTGATTGATAATACGAAGCATGAAGTGCGTCTCTTCGAAGGTAACCGGATGTTGTATGCGCTCCTGACAGCGGATATTACAGCAGCTTCTCTGGCAAAAGAGATTAACGCGGATGAACAAAATGTCTGGGTAACGGCTCAGGCGATTGGCGATGGTGCAGGTGTAGTTGCAACAATTGCGGGTGCGGCATTCAAAGGCGGCGTAAGTGGCAACGATGACCTGACCAATGCAGAATACATTGCTGTACAGGGTGCGCTGGAAGGGGAGCAATTCGACGTCTTGGCTTTGGATCAGGCGGCAGATGCACCTCTGCTTGCGAGTTTTGCGGTATGGGTGAAACGTGTGCGTAGTGAAGGTAAAGCGGTGGTGGCTGTATTTGGCGGTTCCGCAGCGGATGACACTTCTGCTACAGCAGCACAAAAAGCAGCAGCACGTTCGCTTACGCTCAACCATGAAGGTGTGATTAATGTCGGTACAGGCGTGCGTCTTGGAGATGCATTCTATAGCTCGGCAGAAACGTCTGCTTATGTTGCAGGACTGATCGCTGGACAACGCCTGAACCAATCCACAACTTATGCTGCTACTCCGTTCGATGATGTGACACGTCGCTGGACGCGTGCAGAACAGGAGCAGGCGGTACAGAATGGCGTATTTATTTTCTTCCATGATGGACGTCAGGTGAAAGCACTTCGCGGTGTAAACACACTGGTAACGCCAGCCGCTGGACAGAATAATGCTTGGAAAAAAATCCGTTCCATTCGTGTGTTGGACGCGATCAACATGGATCTGCAGCGCTCCGCGGAAGATACGTATATCGGTAAAGTGAACAATACCGAAGAGGGTCGTCAGGCATTGATTAGTGCCATGAAGGCCTATTTGGCGCTGCTCGCACAGAGCAATGTAATTGAAGCGGACAGTTATGATGTCATTCTCGATCCGGCATATTACGGCGCGGCACCAGTTCTCAAACCGGAAGCGGATCAAGTGTTCCTTCAATGGAATGTGAATCTGACGGATGTGATGGAGCAGTTGTTTGGTACATTTTACGTGCAATAA
- a CDS encoding VOC family protein, producing MMIEELQLYTTRLEDLKHFYRDTLGMEVSNATDQTFNLQVGRTKMIFKQGETDHESFYHVAWLIPTNRFKEAKQWAASRVVLSREGHRDETYSANWDSHSLYFEDPAGNIIELIAHHRMQNESDHDFSTQDILQVCEVGLVADDVLSTVNELQRIGLTRWGEVSDTFAPVGDVHGLFIVVKKDRTWFFSKQKAEIYPLEVSIRGVGKLRIG from the coding sequence ATGATGATTGAAGAATTACAGTTATATACAACACGGCTGGAGGACCTCAAGCATTTTTATCGTGATACGTTGGGAATGGAGGTGTCCAATGCGACAGATCAGACCTTCAACCTGCAGGTTGGAAGGACAAAGATGATTTTCAAACAGGGTGAAACAGATCATGAGTCTTTTTATCATGTGGCCTGGTTGATTCCAACGAATCGGTTCAAGGAAGCGAAGCAGTGGGCTGCATCACGTGTTGTTTTAAGCAGGGAAGGACATCGGGATGAGACGTACTCTGCTAATTGGGACTCTCATTCTCTCTATTTCGAAGATCCGGCAGGCAATATTATCGAGCTGATTGCTCATCATCGTATGCAGAACGAGAGTGACCATGACTTCTCGACTCAAGATATATTACAGGTGTGTGAGGTTGGACTGGTGGCGGATGATGTTCTGTCTACGGTGAATGAGCTTCAGCGGATTGGACTCACGCGCTGGGGTGAGGTTAGTGATACCTTTGCTCCTGTAGGAGATGTACATGGTTTATTTATTGTGGTGAAGAAGGATCGGACGTGGTTTTTCTCCAAGCAAAAAGCAGAGATCTATCCGCTGGAAGTATCCATCCGTGGCGTGGGCAAGCTTCGAATTGGCTAA
- a CDS encoding DUF3139 domain-containing protein produces MSKTFKITSLAVLAFILGISCWAYFGLFGNPLKKNDAEQQVTTYLIEEKGYSPEQLIEVQGTYSSKSSEAPYGASVTFADELEAKYQYIIFNNREIKQYSHTSDDPKHEEPMVR; encoded by the coding sequence ATGAGTAAAACATTCAAGATTACTTCACTTGCTGTCTTAGCATTTATACTCGGGATATCCTGCTGGGCCTACTTCGGACTGTTTGGTAATCCGCTCAAGAAAAATGATGCTGAACAACAGGTAACCACTTACCTGATTGAAGAGAAAGGTTACTCACCCGAACAGCTTATCGAAGTACAAGGTACTTACTCCTCAAAAAGTTCTGAAGCACCTTACGGTGCCTCAGTAACATTCGCGGATGAACTCGAAGCGAAGTATCAATATATCATTTTTAACAACAGAGAGATTAAGCAGTACAGTCATACCAGTGATGATCCCAAACATGAGGAGCCCATGGTGAGATAA
- a CDS encoding LysM peptidoglycan-binding domain-containing protein yields MSFTLKDGNTPFQFPVNPEEVNISRSKGYETVNMLEHGEFDFAQGEKVKEITFSSFFPKRFDPSYCMDEKSFLDPRVAMNVLNTFLISKKPLRFIISETGVNVPVFIVSLNSSFRGGETGDIYFDLTLRTWRDSKVEKVGSAASGSKSGSRTDLKKSSKTYTVKSGDSLSKIAKLELGSSSKWNEIYKLNAKIIGSDPNRIKPGQKLVMP; encoded by the coding sequence ATGTCATTTACGTTGAAGGACGGCAACACTCCATTTCAATTCCCAGTGAACCCTGAAGAAGTTAATATTTCCAGGTCTAAGGGATATGAAACGGTCAATATGTTGGAGCATGGCGAGTTTGATTTTGCACAAGGGGAGAAGGTGAAGGAGATCACCTTCTCTTCTTTTTTTCCCAAGAGATTTGATCCGTCCTATTGCATGGATGAAAAATCTTTTCTAGATCCACGTGTGGCGATGAATGTGTTGAACACCTTTCTGATCTCCAAAAAGCCGCTGCGTTTCATCATTTCAGAGACGGGCGTGAACGTGCCTGTTTTTATTGTTTCGCTTAATTCGAGCTTTCGTGGGGGGGAGACAGGGGATATTTACTTCGACCTTACCCTGCGAACATGGCGGGATTCCAAGGTGGAGAAGGTGGGCTCTGCGGCATCCGGGAGCAAGTCAGGTTCTCGTACCGATTTGAAAAAGAGTAGCAAGACCTACACCGTCAAATCTGGCGACTCCCTGTCCAAAATAGCAAAGCTGGAGCTGGGCAGCAGTTCCAAATGGAACGAGATCTACAAGCTCAACGCAAAGATCATCGGGAGTGATCCGAACCGGATCAAGCCCGGACAAAAGCTGGTGATGCCATGA
- a CDS encoding GAF domain-containing sensor histidine kinase, with amino-acid sequence MALAKGEKSAMSEEVGMQEMVTLKTIAETLNTSNDLNLMLDTVVGKLLELTGLTAGWMFLINERGDYTCVSDYNLPPALVRKDKEPMRTGTCWCVNRFKDVRLNHAVNIINCKRLEDAVEFQWGDTHDITHHATVPLRSGDKMLGLLNVAAPAKEHFSDSELALLQGVAYQIGSAMDRMRLYLAEQRRADLYAKLGEFSTALGLAVNECSNSDAFSLKVVQLLGQHYDWPFAAIFQQKSGMFVLQAAYANDTVRTLSSTPLSSEVTSHINHVINSHRVTSLSGTQVAEIFTLCKPDQVMNSIASGIAAPLPYHTPGETGILVIGIGTSGPAQADREVLEALAEHIAASWESLKLAENRRELARMEERNRLARDLHDSVNQILFSLSLTAKGAESMLSSSEQLHPAAEAMKDIRALSQEALKEMRALIMQLRPAGLEAGLLHALQEYGTSQGLQVVMNRTGMRSLPRNIEEALWRIGQEALNNVRKHADVPSAEVTLKLSDHEVMFTVTDQGKGGAKSPKASSGSSLGLSIMKERAQSLGGSLEIVSSSRKGTTVTAVIPLPFESV; translated from the coding sequence TTGGCATTAGCCAAAGGAGAGAAATCTGCCATGTCAGAAGAAGTCGGAATGCAGGAAATGGTCACGCTCAAGACAATCGCAGAAACGCTCAATACGTCCAATGATCTGAACCTTATGCTGGATACCGTGGTCGGCAAATTGCTGGAGTTGACCGGACTAACGGCAGGCTGGATGTTTCTGATTAATGAACGTGGAGACTATACCTGTGTTTCGGATTACAATCTGCCCCCGGCATTAGTACGTAAAGATAAAGAGCCCATGCGAACGGGCACCTGCTGGTGTGTGAACCGCTTCAAGGACGTTCGTCTGAATCATGCGGTCAACATCATTAACTGTAAACGGTTGGAGGATGCGGTGGAGTTCCAATGGGGAGACACCCATGATATTACCCACCATGCGACCGTTCCGCTGCGGTCAGGGGACAAGATGCTCGGCCTGCTCAATGTGGCTGCGCCAGCCAAGGAACATTTCAGCGACAGTGAACTGGCACTGTTACAGGGCGTGGCGTACCAGATTGGTAGTGCGATGGATCGGATGAGATTGTATCTTGCGGAGCAGCGAAGAGCTGATCTGTATGCCAAACTGGGGGAGTTCAGCACGGCCTTGGGTCTTGCAGTGAACGAATGCAGCAATTCGGATGCTTTTTCTTTAAAAGTTGTACAGCTGCTTGGGCAGCATTATGACTGGCCTTTTGCCGCAATCTTTCAGCAGAAAAGCGGAATGTTCGTTTTGCAGGCAGCCTATGCAAATGATACGGTTCGAACGTTATCAAGTACTCCGTTATCTTCCGAAGTGACGAGCCACATTAACCATGTAATCAATAGTCATCGTGTAACATCTCTGTCTGGGACACAGGTCGCTGAGATATTTACCTTGTGCAAACCTGACCAGGTTATGAATTCCATTGCCTCTGGAATTGCTGCTCCCCTTCCGTACCATACGCCAGGGGAAACGGGAATTCTGGTAATCGGAATAGGAACATCAGGTCCTGCGCAGGCAGACCGTGAAGTGCTGGAGGCATTGGCCGAACATATTGCGGCCTCATGGGAGAGTCTGAAGCTGGCGGAGAATCGCCGCGAACTTGCACGAATGGAAGAGAGAAACCGGTTGGCTCGCGATCTGCATGATTCGGTTAATCAGATTTTATTTTCACTATCGTTAACGGCTAAAGGCGCGGAAAGTATGTTATCCAGCTCGGAACAGTTGCACCCGGCAGCGGAAGCGATGAAGGATATTCGGGCTTTGTCTCAGGAGGCTCTCAAGGAAATGCGCGCATTGATTATGCAGCTCCGTCCCGCGGGACTGGAAGCAGGGCTGCTCCATGCGCTACAGGAATATGGCACCAGCCAGGGGCTTCAAGTGGTGATGAATCGGACGGGAATGCGGTCTTTACCACGTAATATAGAAGAAGCATTGTGGCGAATCGGACAGGAAGCGCTGAATAATGTACGGAAACACGCGGATGTTCCTTCTGCTGAGGTCACCCTCAAGTTAAGTGATCATGAAGTGATGTTCACCGTCACAGATCAGGGAAAAGGTGGTGCGAAGAGTCCAAAAGCGTCGTCTGGAAGCTCCCTTGGCCTGTCCATTATGAAGGAACGGGCTCAATCGCTCGGTGGCAGCTTAGAAATAGTGAGCTCTTCCCGCAAGGGAACAACAGTAACGGCAGTCATTCCACTTCCGTTCGAATCTGTATAA
- a CDS encoding VOC family protein has translation MITGIFETHLNVTDLERSHHFYETVLGLPHAYGQKERGNSFYWIGGKGNAMLGLWQKEPSEVKRQHFAFHVSLEDMKHAVAHLENKGIKTQNFLNDDIGELYVFGWMPAVSVYFNDPDGHMLEFIAMLPDEAKPELGMVPWSQWEEMQEKTV, from the coding sequence ATGATTACAGGCATATTTGAAACACATTTAAACGTGACGGATCTGGAGAGATCCCATCATTTCTATGAAACGGTCCTGGGTTTACCTCATGCCTACGGGCAGAAAGAACGTGGGAACTCCTTCTACTGGATTGGTGGAAAAGGCAATGCCATGCTGGGATTGTGGCAAAAGGAACCTTCCGAGGTGAAACGTCAGCACTTTGCTTTTCATGTATCTCTGGAGGATATGAAACATGCGGTGGCTCACTTGGAGAACAAAGGGATCAAGACACAGAACTTCCTGAATGATGATATCGGTGAACTGTACGTCTTCGGCTGGATGCCTGCGGTATCTGTATATTTTAACGATCCGGATGGTCATATGCTTGAATTCATCGCCATGCTCCCGGATGAAGCGAAGCCTGAACTTGGCATGGTGCCGTGGAGTCAGTGGGAGGAGATGCAGGAGAAGACCGTATGA
- a CDS encoding DUF4127 family protein has product MKTVLYVPLDDRPANLDDVIVQGKAAGIHIVTPNLSDIKNRLDSEKTVDGTTLLGTSTPVYGKPSKIHDFILKHAAKVDGFIISSDMLAYGGLIGSRQLREDGGGTYPEYDDETTRLLDVIRVIKQKYPRKPVFVMDTIMRLATTSFADGLALDAYNESRALMQQPRQTYTEFEDIIEGYNLSPDGVEYGTTTYFDKEQYYNTRQHKFKTNLYILDQLARTGYIDFLAVGVDDANTQGVQINEIKYVEARINEWLGGTNGQNPDRAIVLPDADGLGHALVARMANQLFRGGARTRYGVKYFGPHGNTIINTYEYMDVHENVVRHVDIVGGVLVADSAYPEPEVVTDAGAGLENEQLVAVAADQVVPFDMTSELDRMTKGHPGNSGENTGIDIEIIAITALDQVQAALEQLTLNSEQGLPSVLIDFVGKGPANVDVAEAMLNSPYTGRVLGYSAWNTPGNKIGIAVGMGQSRYALITTEKHEHKLRDAMNAHGSLLFKRFLKDYYYKAVAIAEIRTYSRAHALYTNVATLSDQNMLLFNSEEDYAHLQTLLRDLMQTYTTALGNKTAFQTGNVAIKQICDDELSYATYSSALLDYANPDFIWGRAFEITLNPKVMLN; this is encoded by the coding sequence ATGAAAACAGTATTGTATGTTCCACTGGATGATCGTCCAGCGAATCTGGATGATGTGATTGTGCAAGGGAAAGCAGCCGGTATCCATATCGTTACACCGAACCTGAGTGATATTAAGAATCGTCTGGACTCGGAGAAAACCGTAGATGGCACAACGTTGCTCGGCACCTCCACGCCGGTTTATGGCAAACCTTCCAAGATTCACGACTTTATTCTGAAACATGCTGCCAAGGTCGACGGATTCATTATCTCATCCGATATGCTCGCCTATGGCGGTCTGATTGGCAGTCGTCAGCTCCGCGAAGATGGAGGAGGCACCTATCCAGAATACGATGATGAGACGACGAGGTTGCTGGATGTGATTCGCGTGATCAAGCAGAAATATCCACGCAAACCCGTATTTGTAATGGATACCATCATGCGTTTGGCTACGACCTCGTTTGCAGATGGCTTGGCGCTTGATGCATATAATGAGTCCCGTGCGTTGATGCAGCAGCCACGTCAGACATACACTGAGTTTGAGGATATTATCGAAGGTTATAACCTGTCCCCGGATGGAGTGGAATATGGGACAACGACCTATTTTGATAAAGAACAGTATTACAATACAAGACAACATAAGTTCAAAACAAATCTGTACATTTTGGATCAGCTGGCTCGCACAGGTTATATCGATTTCCTCGCGGTTGGAGTCGACGATGCCAACACGCAGGGTGTACAGATCAATGAAATCAAATATGTAGAAGCGCGGATCAATGAATGGCTGGGTGGAACCAATGGACAAAATCCGGATCGTGCTATCGTCTTACCTGATGCGGATGGTCTGGGGCACGCTTTGGTTGCTCGCATGGCGAACCAGTTGTTCCGAGGCGGGGCGAGGACACGTTATGGAGTGAAATATTTTGGTCCTCACGGCAATACCATCATTAACACGTATGAATACATGGATGTACACGAGAATGTGGTTCGTCATGTGGATATTGTAGGTGGTGTGCTTGTAGCGGATTCGGCATATCCTGAACCGGAGGTGGTGACGGATGCGGGTGCTGGCTTGGAAAATGAACAGCTAGTGGCTGTAGCAGCCGATCAAGTTGTCCCGTTTGACATGACCTCCGAACTGGATCGTATGACGAAGGGTCACCCAGGTAATTCCGGGGAGAACACGGGCATCGACATTGAGATTATCGCCATTACGGCTCTGGATCAGGTGCAGGCTGCGTTGGAGCAATTGACGCTGAATAGTGAGCAAGGTCTGCCTTCGGTATTGATTGATTTTGTGGGTAAAGGACCAGCGAATGTTGATGTTGCTGAAGCGATGCTCAACAGTCCATATACCGGACGGGTTCTGGGTTATAGTGCATGGAATACGCCAGGTAACAAGATCGGTATTGCCGTAGGCATGGGGCAGTCGAGGTACGCGTTGATCACAACAGAGAAGCATGAGCATAAGTTGCGCGATGCGATGAACGCGCATGGCTCGTTGTTGTTTAAGCGTTTCCTGAAGGATTACTACTACAAAGCGGTAGCGATTGCAGAGATTCGCACGTATTCCCGAGCTCATGCGCTGTATACCAACGTGGCTACCCTTTCGGATCAAAATATGTTGCTGTTCAACTCAGAGGAAGACTATGCCCATTTGCAAACATTGCTTCGTGACTTGATGCAAACTTACACAACGGCACTCGGGAATAAGACAGCCTTCCAGACAGGTAATGTGGCGATCAAGCAGATCTGTGATGACGAATTGTCCTATGCGACGTATAGCAGTGCGCTGCTGGATTATGCGAATCCTGATTTCATCTGGGGCCGTGCATTTGAGATCACATTGAATCCGAAGGTTATGCTGAACTAA
- a CDS encoding phage portal protein → MTYKVIVDDKYDITKLVETITLKDSLDQIAYQANIRLAVSASSGLPSISPGMAVRISGVPFGEKSMVHLLHPAVIWEVESSNSGTKRLSLTVYDRMIYLEKSEDEFLLPKDQTATQRLKTYAKEWKIPYATLPETKTKLGKAVYRSQTIFSMIFADLKETAKSGGEMYHPRMTPGGLQLFQVGSNAKVYELDRLIDLTQMRTLEGAVTKVKVMAASESTSGKEVPSKVLAIEQDNVEELGTLQKLVEDDQVKSTTAAKKLAKSHLTGIQETFTISAPDVNTIRAGDAMLLKGLKLIVMSVSRDLSAGPGTMTLELGTAELVKRRYYLE, encoded by the coding sequence ATGACCTACAAGGTCATTGTCGACGACAAATACGACATCACCAAGCTGGTGGAGACGATTACGCTGAAGGACTCGCTTGACCAGATTGCCTATCAGGCTAACATCCGGCTGGCGGTGTCTGCATCTTCCGGTCTGCCTTCGATCTCACCGGGTATGGCGGTGCGGATTAGCGGGGTTCCTTTTGGCGAAAAATCCATGGTTCACTTGCTGCATCCTGCGGTCATCTGGGAGGTGGAAAGCTCAAACAGCGGCACCAAGCGGCTATCCCTCACGGTGTACGACCGGATGATCTATCTGGAAAAATCAGAGGACGAGTTCCTATTGCCGAAGGATCAGACGGCTACGCAACGACTTAAAACCTACGCCAAAGAGTGGAAGATTCCATACGCTACATTGCCAGAAACCAAGACAAAGCTGGGAAAAGCCGTGTATCGGTCACAGACGATTTTTTCGATGATCTTTGCTGATCTGAAGGAAACGGCGAAGTCAGGCGGGGAGATGTATCATCCACGGATGACACCCGGCGGGCTGCAGCTTTTCCAGGTCGGAAGTAATGCGAAGGTATACGAGCTGGATCGACTGATTGATCTGACCCAGATGCGTACGCTCGAAGGGGCGGTTACCAAAGTTAAAGTCATGGCAGCGTCGGAGTCTACAAGTGGCAAAGAAGTTCCTTCCAAAGTGCTCGCGATTGAGCAGGATAATGTGGAAGAACTGGGCACATTGCAAAAGCTGGTCGAGGACGATCAGGTGAAATCGACAACCGCCGCCAAGAAACTGGCGAAAAGTCATCTGACGGGTATTCAGGAGACCTTTACGATATCCGCACCGGATGTCAATACGATTCGGGCCGGGGACGCGATGTTGTTAAAAGGGCTGAAGCTAATCGTCATGTCGGTCAGCCGTGATCTATCTGCCGGGCCTGGAACGATGACGTTAGAGCTGGGGACGGCTGAGCTGGTGAAAAGGAGGTATTACCTTGAATAA
- a CDS encoding response regulator transcription factor, whose protein sequence is MPITILLADDHAMVRRGLHVFLTTQQDMEVVGEASNGQEALAQAEALKPDVVLMDLHMPVMDGIETARRLRALMPETRIIVLTSFSDQDHVVPAVRAGVKGYLLKDIEPEDLAVAIRNVHAGQVELHPAAAGQLMHVMASSDWSINEQQPQHIPTDRSVDSQLQELKQVGKSNETSLGGPDMLTRREQEVLGLIAQGLSNKEIAVQLVITEKTVKTHVSHLLDKLGLADRTQAALHAVRNGWVV, encoded by the coding sequence ATGCCGATTACGATTTTGCTCGCAGATGATCATGCGATGGTGAGACGGGGGTTGCACGTTTTTTTGACCACACAGCAAGACATGGAGGTTGTTGGTGAAGCATCGAACGGGCAGGAAGCACTGGCGCAGGCGGAAGCGTTAAAACCTGACGTGGTATTAATGGATCTGCATATGCCGGTCATGGACGGAATTGAAACAGCAAGACGATTGCGAGCATTAATGCCAGAAACGCGAATTATTGTACTCACCTCGTTTTCGGATCAGGATCATGTCGTTCCTGCTGTACGTGCAGGGGTGAAGGGGTATCTACTCAAGGATATTGAACCGGAGGATCTGGCTGTGGCCATTCGCAATGTGCATGCAGGTCAGGTAGAATTGCATCCCGCCGCAGCAGGTCAATTGATGCATGTGATGGCTTCATCCGATTGGTCTATAAATGAACAGCAACCACAGCATATACCGACAGATCGGTCAGTAGATAGTCAACTCCAAGAGCTGAAGCAGGTTGGAAAATCAAATGAAACATCCCTTGGTGGTCCGGATATGCTCACTCGCCGTGAACAAGAGGTATTGGGGCTGATTGCTCAAGGACTGAGCAACAAGGAAATTGCGGTTCAATTGGTCATCACCGAAAAAACGGTCAAAACCCATGTCAGTCATCTGCTCGACAAACTGGGGCTGGCGGATCGGACACAAGCGGCTCTTCATGCCGTAAGAAATGGCTGGGTCGTCTGA
- a CDS encoding phage tail tube protein, translating to MLDASRVILGTHGQLHIDGMWQTNINKLEASVEIEKRELNLVGNDWKVHKNGAKKGTGTMTGYKVTSDMIQRGFTKFEIISKLNDPESYGHESVLLKGCMVDKIQLANWTAGEEVPEETGFTFEGFELLNPIVAN from the coding sequence ATGTTGGATGCGTCAAGAGTAATTCTCGGTACCCATGGTCAGCTGCATATCGATGGTATGTGGCAGACAAACATTAACAAGTTGGAAGCGAGTGTGGAGATTGAAAAGCGTGAGCTGAATCTGGTTGGTAACGACTGGAAGGTGCACAAGAATGGCGCAAAAAAAGGAACAGGCACGATGACCGGCTACAAAGTAACTTCCGATATGATCCAGCGCGGCTTCACCAAATTCGAGATTATTTCCAAGCTAAACGACCCTGAATCGTATGGACACGAGAGTGTTTTGCTGAAAGGTTGCATGGTGGACAAAATCCAGCTTGCCAACTGGACAGCGGGTGAGGAAGTACCGGAGGAAACAGGCTTTACGTTTGAAGGATTTGAATTGCTGAATCCGATTGTGGCGAACTAA